The proteins below are encoded in one region of Chloroflexaceae bacterium:
- a CDS encoding NADH-quinone oxidoreductase subunit C, whose product EPRFYVVYQLRNLERLTNLRVKCALPGDDPRLPSVTGVHRNANWPERELFDMFGIQIEGHPDLRRILMPADWVGHPLRKDYPLGYEEVQFTFNFDEIDRKKPYAKE is encoded by the coding sequence GAGCCGCGCTTCTACGTGGTCTATCAGCTCCGCAATCTGGAGCGCCTGACTAACTTGCGCGTCAAGTGCGCGCTGCCGGGCGACGACCCGCGGCTGCCCTCCGTCACCGGTGTACACCGCAACGCCAACTGGCCGGAGCGCGAGCTGTTCGACATGTTCGGCATCCAAATCGAAGGTCACCCAGACCTGCGACGCATCCTCATGCCCGCCGACTGGGTGGGCCATCCGCTGCGCAAAGACTATCCGCTCGGCTACGAAGAAGTGCAGTTCACGTTCAACTTCGACGAGATTGACCGGAAGAAGCCTTACGCGAAAGAGTAG